A genomic region of Cryptomeria japonica unplaced genomic scaffold, Sugi_1.0 HiC_scaffold_996, whole genome shotgun sequence contains the following coding sequences:
- the LOC131873034 gene encoding uncharacterized protein LOC131873034, translated as MERSDEGNPEQRRTEGQTTETIVADSIGNSYRITQMSTVTNDIPAMRRIEVCSTNAEGATTVFETYVCNDGVIADEAIINYIYVDITNPERSICRTVPLPITREQAAEIVGLPTPCLEGNNDPEIICAICLERFGDVNEEIKKLPCDRVFHYLCILRSTQLRNLCPICRRPYDRRSGQQREVR; from the exons ATGGAGAGATCAGATGAAGGTAATCCTGAACAGAGGAGGACAGAAGGCCAGACAACTGAAACCATTGTTGCAGATAGCATTGGAAATTCTTACCGAATAACACAGATGTCGACAGTAACAAATGATATTCCTGCAATGAGGCGCATTGAAGTTTGTAGTACAAATGCTGAGGGAGCCACAACAGTATTCGAAACTTATGTTTGCAATGATGGGGTCATTGCAGATGAAgcaattataaattatatttatgtcGACATAACGAACCCAGAGAG AAGTATATGCCGTACAGTTCCATTACCGATTACACGCGAACAAGCCGCAGAAATTGTTGGATTACCCACTCCTTGTCTTGAGGGAAATAATGATCCTGAAATTATTTGTGCAATTTGCCTTGAACGTTTTGGAGATGTAAATGAGGAAATAAAGAAATTGCCGTGCGACCGTGTATTTCATTACCTGTGCATTCTTAGATCTACTCAATTGCGAAATCTGTGTCCCATCTGTCGCCGTCCATATGACCGCCGCTCTGGACAACAGAGAGAAGTACGCTAG